One Brassica napus cultivar Da-Ae chromosome C4, Da-Ae, whole genome shotgun sequence genomic region harbors:
- the LOC106394944 gene encoding cyclin-dependent protein kinase inhibitor SMR6 → MGFSKKSQLDGSLDSDGKKWVIAGIGIRASLKPVKTKLRAPETEAEVEEEEECSTTPTAKEAKIPEKLKCPPAPRKRRPALKCRSNAVREFFTPPDDLETVFIRRR, encoded by the coding sequence ATGGGTTTTTCGAAGAAATCTCAATTAGACGGCAGTTTAGATTCCGACGGGAAGAAATGGGTTATCGCCGGAATCGGGATTCGGGCTTCGTTGAAGCCGGTGAAGACAAAACTCAGAGCACCGGAGACTGAAGCCGAagttgaagaagaggaagaatgtTCGACGACGCCAACTGCAAAGGAAGCAAAGATACCAGAGAAATTGAAATGTCCACCAGCACCGAGAAAGAGACGGCCGGCGTTGAAGTGTCGGAGTAACGCCGTTAGAGAGTTCTTCACGCCTCCTGACGATTTAGAGACGGTGTTTATACGGCGCCGTTAA